In Arthrobacter sp. QXT-31, one genomic interval encodes:
- a CDS encoding MIP/aquaporin family protein, translated as MSLGLVFLSEVFGTGMLTLLGCGVVANVALKGTKGNSGGFLMVTWGWGIAVFAGVYVAARSGAHLNPAVTLGLLVNGKAEYAPGVPVDFASTLTYFGGEMTGAFLGAVVMWLAHKQHFDAEPEPANKLGVFSTGPAIRSTPWNLITEVIGTFVLVFVILTFGGTPSGLGPLAVALLVVGIGVSLGGPTGYAINPARDLGPRIAHAVLPIKGKGSSDWSYSWIPVVGPLVGGALAGLVGLLPIVFTAAT; from the coding sequence ATGTCTCTTGGATTGGTGTTTCTTTCCGAAGTCTTCGGAACCGGCATGCTTACGCTGCTGGGTTGCGGTGTTGTGGCCAACGTTGCCCTGAAGGGAACGAAGGGCAACAGCGGAGGATTCCTGATGGTCACCTGGGGGTGGGGCATCGCCGTCTTCGCCGGTGTCTATGTCGCCGCCCGGTCGGGTGCCCATCTGAACCCTGCGGTGACCTTGGGCCTGCTGGTCAACGGCAAGGCGGAGTACGCCCCCGGTGTTCCGGTGGACTTCGCTTCGACCCTTACCTACTTCGGTGGTGAAATGACCGGTGCGTTCCTGGGCGCCGTGGTCATGTGGCTGGCGCACAAGCAGCACTTCGACGCCGAGCCCGAGCCCGCGAACAAGCTCGGCGTCTTCTCCACCGGGCCAGCCATCCGCTCCACCCCCTGGAACCTGATCACGGAAGTCATTGGCACCTTCGTCCTGGTCTTTGTCATCCTCACATTCGGCGGAACGCCGTCCGGGCTTGGCCCACTGGCCGTGGCGCTTCTCGTCGTCGGCATCGGTGTCTCCCTGGGCGGACCCACCGGCTACGCCATCAACCCCGCCCGTGACCTCGGACCACGCATCGCACATGCCGTCCTGCCCATCAAGGGCAAGGGATCCAGTGACTGGAGCTACTCCTGGATCCCGGTGGTCGGCCCGCTCGTCGGCGGCGCGCTGGCCGGCCTCGTCGGGCTGCTGCCCATCGTCTTCACGGCGGCCACCTGA
- a CDS encoding DegV family protein — MIDREPAAWLWLKEHLVRLRQATRPGQGPPTGEPAVVVRTAVVTDSAAALPADWVRAFSINGRLAVIPMPVMVGEEIFGEGEDDISGTIALALAAATPVKTSRPSPGQFEQAYLAAERQGFESVVSIHISGGLSGTADAARLAAGRVTIPVEVLDTRTVGMAQGLAVQSAVVAAADGRDAAEVRRLAEERAARSKVYFYVPSLEQLRRGGRIGAAASLVGAMLSIKPILAVDGGKIVPLEKVRSAAKAVARLEEIVVAEAAGRPLGEARLAIHHFGNRPEAELLAARLAAKLPACPPAQISSLPAVLAAHAGLGVLAVIVGESSSSVAGCLAPGAGDGGGSS, encoded by the coding sequence GTGATTGACCGCGAGCCGGCAGCCTGGCTGTGGTTAAAGGAGCATCTGGTCCGCCTCCGCCAGGCTACCAGACCGGGACAGGGCCCGCCCACGGGGGAGCCCGCCGTCGTCGTCCGCACCGCTGTGGTGACCGACTCTGCCGCCGCCCTGCCCGCCGACTGGGTCCGTGCCTTCTCCATCAACGGCCGGCTGGCCGTCATCCCCATGCCTGTCATGGTCGGGGAGGAGATTTTCGGCGAAGGCGAAGACGACATCAGCGGGACCATCGCCCTTGCTCTGGCTGCCGCCACTCCCGTCAAGACGTCCCGGCCCTCGCCCGGCCAGTTCGAGCAGGCCTACCTGGCGGCTGAGCGGCAGGGTTTTGAATCCGTTGTGTCGATCCATATCTCCGGCGGCCTTTCCGGCACCGCTGATGCCGCCCGGCTCGCGGCAGGCCGGGTCACTATCCCCGTGGAGGTGCTGGACACCCGCACCGTGGGAATGGCGCAGGGACTTGCCGTCCAGAGCGCCGTGGTGGCGGCGGCGGACGGGCGCGATGCCGCCGAAGTGCGGCGGCTGGCCGAGGAGCGCGCCGCCCGCAGCAAGGTCTACTTCTACGTGCCCAGTCTCGAGCAGCTGCGGCGCGGCGGCCGCATCGGTGCCGCTGCCTCCCTAGTGGGAGCCATGCTGTCCATAAAACCGATTTTGGCGGTCGACGGCGGCAAGATCGTTCCGCTGGAAAAGGTGCGGTCCGCAGCAAAGGCCGTTGCCCGGCTCGAGGAGATCGTGGTGGCGGAGGCCGCCGGCCGGCCGTTGGGGGAGGCCCGGCTGGCCATCCACCACTTCGGCAACCGGCCAGAGGCCGAGTTGCTCGCGGCCCGTTTGGCCGCAAAGCTTCCGGCCTGCCCGCCTGCCCAGATCAGTTCACTGCCTGCCGTTCTGGCGGCCCATGCCGGACTCGGTGTCCTCGCGGTGATCGTGGGGGAAAGCAGCTCATCGGTCGCAGGCTGCCTCGCTCCGGGCGCCGGGGATGGTGGGGGCTCCAGCTGA
- the glpK gene encoding glycerol kinase GlpK, whose amino-acid sequence MSQYVIAVDQGTTSTRAIIFDHSGSIVSSGQMEHEQIFPHAGWVEHDPMEIWDNTREVIGSALSKANLTRHDIAAVGITNQRETAVVWDKTTGKPIYNAIVWQDTRTQPIVDELAKDGGADRFKQQVGLPLATYFSGTKIKWILDNVDGAREKAEAGDLVFGNTDCWVLWNLTGGVDGGVHVTDVTNASRTLFMDLDTLQWDEEILGIFGVPASMMPAIKSSSEVYGTVHTSQLLREVPVAGILGDQQAATFGQAAFETGEAKNTYGTGCFLIFNTGEEIVHSKNGLLTTVGYKLGDAAPHYALEGSIAVTGSLIQWLRDNLNMISSAPEVESLAASVKDNGGVYIVPAFSGLFAPYWRSDARGAIVGLTRFVNKSHIARAALEATAFQTREVLDAVNADSGVPLSELKVDGGMVANDALMQFQADILGVPVIRPKVVETTALGAAYAAGLAVGFWKDLGELSANWSEDKRWEPNLDTDERERQLRLWKKAVTKSMDWVDEDVR is encoded by the coding sequence ATGAGCCAATACGTAATCGCCGTCGACCAGGGCACCACGAGCACCCGCGCCATCATCTTTGACCACAGCGGCAGCATCGTCTCTTCAGGGCAGATGGAACACGAGCAGATTTTCCCGCACGCGGGCTGGGTGGAGCACGATCCCATGGAAATCTGGGACAACACCCGGGAGGTCATCGGTTCCGCCCTGTCCAAGGCAAACCTGACGCGGCACGACATTGCCGCCGTCGGCATCACCAATCAGCGCGAAACGGCGGTTGTCTGGGACAAGACCACCGGCAAACCGATCTACAACGCGATCGTGTGGCAGGACACCCGCACCCAGCCCATCGTGGATGAACTGGCGAAGGACGGGGGAGCGGACCGGTTCAAGCAGCAGGTCGGGCTTCCCCTGGCCACATACTTCTCCGGAACCAAGATCAAGTGGATCCTGGACAACGTGGACGGCGCCCGGGAGAAGGCCGAAGCCGGGGACCTCGTCTTTGGCAACACCGACTGCTGGGTGCTGTGGAACCTCACCGGCGGTGTTGACGGGGGCGTCCACGTCACGGACGTCACCAATGCCTCGAGGACCCTGTTCATGGATCTCGACACGCTGCAGTGGGACGAGGAGATCCTGGGGATCTTCGGTGTTCCCGCTTCCATGATGCCGGCGATCAAGTCCTCCTCCGAGGTCTACGGCACCGTCCACACCTCGCAGTTGCTGCGGGAGGTGCCGGTGGCCGGCATCCTCGGTGACCAGCAGGCAGCCACGTTCGGCCAGGCCGCGTTCGAGACAGGCGAAGCGAAGAACACCTACGGCACCGGCTGCTTCCTGATCTTCAACACCGGCGAGGAGATCGTCCACTCCAAGAACGGGCTGCTGACCACCGTCGGCTACAAGCTGGGGGACGCCGCCCCGCACTATGCCCTGGAAGGGTCCATTGCCGTCACCGGCTCGCTCATCCAGTGGCTGCGCGACAACCTCAACATGATCAGCAGCGCGCCCGAGGTGGAAAGCCTCGCCGCTTCGGTGAAGGACAACGGCGGCGTGTACATCGTGCCGGCGTTCTCCGGCCTCTTCGCGCCCTATTGGCGCTCTGACGCCCGGGGCGCGATCGTGGGCCTGACCAGGTTCGTCAACAAGAGCCACATCGCCAGGGCGGCGCTGGAGGCCACAGCCTTCCAGACCCGCGAAGTGCTGGACGCCGTCAACGCTGACTCCGGCGTTCCGCTGTCTGAATTGAAGGTCGACGGCGGCATGGTCGCCAATGACGCCCTCATGCAGTTCCAGGCGGACATTCTCGGCGTTCCGGTCATCCGCCCGAAGGTGGTGGAAACCACCGCGCTGGGGGCTGCCTACGCGGCGGGACTCGCCGTGGGCTTCTGGAAGGACCTCGGCGAGCTGTCCGCCAACTGGTCCGAGGACAAGCGCTGGGAGCCCAACCTCGACACCGACGAGCGGGAACGGCAGCTGCGTCTCTGGAAGAAGGCCGTCACCAAGTCCATGGACTGGGTCGACGAGGACGTGAGGTAA
- a CDS encoding phytase produces the protein MAHAVSFRRTQAARGSLRHAPTLLRLMLVAVLAAALAGLNVLIAPQAHAADVLVTPSAETTPVPSSSDAADDTAIWIHPTDPSQSMVIGTDKLSTGGVGVYDLSGRQLHFYPHGSMNNVDLRYNFPLGSARIALVGVTERNVESTGVRFYKVNVADRSLTEVGRISTPGRPRGFAMYHSPVSGKYYAFVHDFNTNVVTQFELDGSNGSVRGTAVRSFDNGDSSEGISADDELQRVYVSEEKVGLWRYGAEPGHGSTRTLVDRTVATGGRIVENVKNSAIYYGRQGTGYLIVSSQGGSNFLIYNRGDNAFVGSFKIVDGGGVDGVNGQDGIDVTNFPLGPSYPAGLFTSQDHNNTNAGNGNSGNQNHKLVSWQRIADAFSPRLLVDTTFDPRQIGAEGGGGDPGPGTTTSPSLRSGADVVAATTDGELWNYPANGHGGFQARQKIGVGWSGLAKGFVTDWNSDGTLDVVAQWKDGRLSFYAGRPTGGFQAARAIGAGWGSYHITIGHWRKTDRHPGILAYDAAGTLWYYGNSTGSSLSPRIKTGTGWGGLYLTMTDFNQDGAQDVLAKRSDGRLVLYRSTGTGSLISEVRPTVGTGWSSINSITNVAGFTAGGTGLITRLTDGRLAHYPFSNGSWAARTIVGSGWSPYNIFR, from the coding sequence ATGGCTCACGCTGTTAGTTTTCGACGCACGCAGGCGGCTAGAGGATCCTTGCGCCATGCTCCCACGCTGCTCCGGCTCATGCTTGTCGCGGTTTTAGCTGCCGCCCTCGCAGGCCTCAACGTACTCATCGCCCCGCAAGCGCATGCGGCGGACGTCCTCGTGACTCCATCGGCAGAGACGACACCCGTTCCGAGTTCCAGTGACGCGGCAGACGACACCGCGATCTGGATACACCCCACGGATCCGTCGCAGAGCATGGTGATCGGTACGGACAAACTAAGTACCGGAGGCGTGGGGGTCTACGACCTGTCTGGGCGCCAGTTACATTTCTACCCGCACGGCAGTATGAACAACGTCGACCTCCGGTACAACTTTCCATTGGGCAGTGCGCGCATCGCCCTCGTCGGCGTGACGGAGAGGAATGTGGAGTCGACCGGCGTTCGATTCTACAAGGTGAACGTCGCGGATCGATCGCTGACAGAGGTGGGGCGCATCAGCACTCCAGGCAGGCCCCGCGGCTTCGCAATGTATCACTCCCCGGTTTCTGGGAAGTATTACGCCTTTGTGCATGACTTCAATACGAATGTGGTGACCCAGTTCGAGCTGGACGGCTCGAATGGATCGGTTCGAGGAACTGCCGTGCGTTCTTTCGACAATGGCGACAGCTCCGAAGGCATTTCGGCAGATGATGAGCTGCAACGTGTCTATGTGTCCGAGGAGAAAGTCGGCTTGTGGCGGTACGGGGCTGAGCCCGGGCACGGTTCAACCCGGACACTCGTGGATCGCACCGTGGCAACCGGTGGACGAATAGTGGAGAACGTCAAGAACTCCGCCATTTATTATGGTCGGCAGGGGACCGGTTATCTGATTGTGTCGAGCCAGGGCGGATCCAACTTCCTCATCTACAACCGCGGTGACAACGCCTTCGTCGGCTCCTTCAAGATCGTCGATGGAGGCGGTGTAGACGGTGTGAATGGTCAAGACGGGATTGATGTCACCAATTTCCCGCTCGGACCTTCCTATCCAGCTGGACTTTTCACCAGCCAGGACCACAACAACACCAATGCGGGCAACGGTAACAGTGGTAACCAAAATCACAAGCTCGTCTCCTGGCAGCGAATCGCCGACGCTTTCAGTCCTCGGCTGCTTGTGGACACCACTTTTGACCCGCGTCAAATAGGAGCAGAGGGCGGAGGTGGAGACCCCGGACCGGGTACCACTACCAGTCCGTCCCTCCGCAGCGGGGCCGACGTCGTCGCTGCCACAACCGACGGCGAGCTGTGGAACTACCCGGCGAACGGCCACGGCGGGTTCCAGGCCCGGCAGAAAATCGGCGTCGGCTGGTCCGGGCTGGCCAAAGGGTTCGTGACCGACTGGAACAGCGACGGCACGTTGGATGTCGTCGCACAATGGAAGGACGGCCGGCTCAGCTTCTACGCCGGACGACCCACGGGTGGATTCCAAGCGGCCCGGGCCATCGGCGCCGGGTGGGGCAGCTACCACATCACCATCGGTCACTGGCGGAAGACCGACCGGCATCCGGGAATCCTGGCCTACGACGCCGCCGGGACCCTCTGGTACTACGGCAACAGCACCGGATCATCGCTCTCACCCCGAATCAAGACCGGGACCGGCTGGGGAGGCCTCTACCTCACCATGACCGACTTCAACCAGGACGGGGCCCAGGATGTCCTGGCTAAACGCAGCGACGGCAGGCTCGTGCTGTACCGCTCCACAGGAACCGGCAGCCTCATCTCGGAAGTCCGGCCCACGGTGGGCACCGGCTGGAGCAGCATCAACAGCATCACCAACGTGGCCGGATTCACCGCCGGAGGCACCGGACTCATCACCCGGCTCACCGACGGCCGCCTCGCGCACTACCCCTTCAGCAACGGCAGCTGGGCAGCACGCACCATCGTCGGCTCAGGCTGGAGTCCCTACAACATCTTCCGCTAG
- a CDS encoding helix-hairpin-helix domain-containing protein: MSRRTTGALASTQPRTGDVRASGGASAGETRAARRLAASLGPPVTPGFPGGEEPGRQPGGGSTGLLNSDAAGGFAYGRQAGSAGPATSVEVVEPRVRWRLGVRAAALVGVLSLLAGVLLWWQVAANGPVVIPLSSVTHDAAGKAANGPSGRESGGADNGGTDSGPGEEGTNVDGKDTDGREADGRNSDGTPAGNVVVHVAGAVKKAGVVRLPRGSRVHEAIAAAGGGGPEADLDRLNLASLLEDGQKIYVPRRGEAAQADASGGPSAVGSAPADSTGGGDSAAGGSPGAAGEGARAKVNLNTASVEQLAELPKVGPVLAQRIVDWRTQQGPFKSPEELDAVDGVGPKMLETLLPLVTI; the protein is encoded by the coding sequence ATGTCACGCCGGACCACCGGAGCCTTAGCCAGCACTCAGCCGCGCACCGGCGACGTCCGCGCGTCCGGTGGGGCCAGTGCGGGGGAGACACGGGCGGCCAGAAGGCTGGCTGCCTCGCTCGGACCGCCTGTCACCCCCGGTTTCCCGGGCGGCGAAGAGCCCGGCCGGCAGCCAGGCGGGGGCAGCACGGGGCTCCTGAACTCGGACGCTGCAGGCGGTTTCGCCTACGGCAGGCAGGCCGGTTCCGCCGGGCCTGCGACGTCTGTCGAAGTGGTGGAACCACGTGTGCGCTGGCGCCTCGGTGTCCGGGCGGCAGCACTGGTGGGTGTCCTGTCACTGCTGGCAGGAGTCTTGCTCTGGTGGCAGGTTGCTGCCAACGGTCCTGTTGTCATTCCGCTTAGTTCAGTAACCCACGATGCAGCCGGAAAGGCCGCCAATGGCCCTTCCGGCCGGGAGAGTGGTGGCGCGGACAATGGCGGAACGGACAGCGGGCCCGGTGAGGAAGGGACGAACGTTGATGGGAAAGACACGGACGGGAGAGAAGCTGACGGACGGAACAGTGATGGGACGCCGGCCGGGAACGTTGTGGTGCACGTTGCCGGGGCGGTGAAGAAAGCGGGGGTGGTCCGCCTCCCGCGGGGGAGCCGGGTGCACGAGGCTATCGCTGCCGCCGGGGGCGGCGGCCCGGAAGCCGACCTTGACCGGCTCAATCTCGCCTCCCTGCTTGAGGACGGCCAGAAGATCTACGTGCCGCGACGAGGTGAGGCCGCGCAGGCTGACGCATCGGGAGGCCCGTCGGCGGTTGGATCGGCGCCGGCGGACAGCACAGGCGGGGGTGATTCAGCAGCCGGCGGAAGCCCCGGGGCTGCGGGCGAGGGCGCAAGAGCCAAAGTGAACCTCAACACGGCGAGCGTGGAACAACTTGCTGAACTTCCCAAGGTTGGCCCGGTGCTGGCCCAGCGGATCGTCGACTGGCGAACTCAGCAGGGCCCCTTCAAGTCGCCCGAGGAACTGGACGCCGTCGATGGTGTCGGCCCTAAAATGCTGGAGACGTTGCTTCCGCTGGTGACCATCTGA
- the leuS gene encoding leucine--tRNA ligase, translating to MSVQPETETGTAAGGAETPEEGAYSFAAMEARWPQVWEDLKVFTPADDGSRERRYVLDMFPYPSGDLHMGHAEAFAMGDVVARYLRQQGYDVLHPIGWDSFGLPAENAAIKRNAHPSEWTYANIDTQAASFKRYAISADWSRRLHTSDPEYYRWTQWLFKRFYERGLAYRKDSPVNWCPKDLTVLANEQVVNGACERCGTAVTKKSLNQWYFKITDYADRLLDDMSELQGHWPERVLAMQRNWIGRSEGAHVRFVIEAADGRAEREVTVFTTRPDTLYGATFFVVAADAHLALDLVTPEHHDALMAYREKVKALSDIERQSTEREKTGVFTGRYAINPLNGEKLPVWAADYVLADYGTGAIMAVPAHDQRDLDFAKEFGLPVRAVLDTGEEDPAVSWKATAGEGTLINSGGLDGLPKSEAIPEAIRILEEQGTGEKFVNFRLRDWLLSRQRFWGTPIPIIHCAECGEVPVPDEQLPVTLPEDLRGEALSPRGTSPLAAAAEWVNVECPNCGRAAQRDTDTMDTFVDSSWYFLRFVSPHFTDGPFDPEKINDWMPVGQYVGGVEHAILHLLYARFFTKVIHDMGLLAADEPFSALLNQGQVLNGGKAMSKSLGNGVDLGEQLDKFGVDAVRLTMVFASPPEDDVDWADVSPSGSAKFLARAWRLGQDVTSEPGVDFSTGDRALRSVTHRTIADAVELLDNNKFNVVVAKLMELVNATRKTIDSGAGGADPAVREAAEAVAVILSLFAPYTAEDLWNVLGHPASVANAGWPSHDEALLVQETITAVVQVQGKVRDRLEVSPAISEDELRELALASENVQRALDGRGIRTVIVRAPKLVNIVPA from the coding sequence GTGAGCGTTCAGCCGGAGACCGAAACCGGAACAGCAGCAGGTGGAGCGGAGACGCCCGAGGAGGGCGCGTACAGCTTCGCGGCGATGGAGGCCCGGTGGCCGCAGGTGTGGGAAGACCTGAAGGTCTTTACCCCCGCCGACGACGGATCCCGGGAGCGCCGCTACGTGCTCGACATGTTCCCCTACCCCTCCGGCGACCTCCACATGGGTCACGCCGAGGCGTTCGCCATGGGCGACGTGGTGGCGCGCTACCTGCGCCAGCAGGGGTACGACGTGCTGCACCCGATCGGCTGGGACTCGTTCGGGCTCCCCGCTGAAAATGCTGCGATCAAGCGCAACGCCCACCCGAGCGAGTGGACGTACGCCAACATCGACACGCAGGCGGCCTCCTTCAAGCGCTACGCCATTTCCGCGGACTGGTCACGCCGGCTGCACACGTCGGACCCGGAGTACTACCGCTGGACGCAGTGGCTGTTCAAGCGCTTCTACGAGCGGGGCCTGGCCTACCGCAAGGACTCGCCGGTCAACTGGTGCCCCAAGGACCTCACTGTGCTGGCCAACGAGCAGGTCGTCAACGGCGCCTGTGAGCGCTGCGGCACGGCAGTGACCAAGAAGTCGCTGAACCAGTGGTACTTCAAGATCACCGACTATGCGGACCGGCTGCTGGACGACATGTCCGAGCTGCAGGGGCACTGGCCCGAGCGTGTTCTGGCCATGCAGCGGAACTGGATCGGCCGCTCCGAAGGCGCGCACGTCCGGTTCGTGATCGAGGCGGCCGACGGACGTGCAGAGCGTGAAGTCACGGTCTTCACCACTCGCCCGGATACCCTGTACGGCGCCACGTTCTTCGTCGTGGCTGCTGATGCGCATCTGGCGCTGGACCTGGTCACCCCCGAGCACCATGACGCACTCATGGCCTACCGGGAAAAAGTGAAGGCCCTCTCGGACATCGAACGCCAGTCCACCGAGCGCGAAAAGACCGGTGTGTTCACCGGCCGCTACGCCATCAACCCGCTGAACGGTGAAAAGCTGCCGGTCTGGGCCGCGGACTACGTCCTGGCCGACTACGGCACGGGCGCCATCATGGCCGTTCCCGCGCACGACCAGCGCGACCTCGACTTCGCCAAGGAGTTCGGCCTGCCTGTGCGCGCGGTGCTGGACACCGGCGAGGAGGATCCCGCAGTCTCCTGGAAGGCGACCGCGGGGGAGGGCACGCTGATCAACTCCGGCGGCCTGGACGGGCTGCCCAAGAGCGAGGCCATCCCGGAAGCCATCAGGATCCTCGAGGAGCAGGGGACCGGCGAGAAGTTCGTCAACTTCCGGCTGCGTGACTGGCTGCTGAGCCGCCAGCGCTTCTGGGGCACCCCGATCCCCATCATCCACTGCGCCGAGTGCGGGGAAGTTCCGGTACCCGACGAGCAACTGCCGGTGACGCTGCCCGAGGACCTGCGCGGCGAGGCGCTGTCACCGCGGGGCACTTCGCCGCTGGCCGCGGCCGCCGAATGGGTCAACGTTGAATGCCCGAACTGCGGACGCGCAGCCCAGCGGGACACGGACACCATGGATACGTTCGTGGACTCGTCCTGGTACTTCCTGCGCTTCGTCTCCCCGCACTTCACCGACGGTCCGTTCGATCCTGAAAAGATCAACGACTGGATGCCGGTCGGGCAGTACGTCGGCGGCGTCGAGCACGCCATCCTGCACCTGCTCTATGCCCGCTTCTTCACCAAGGTCATCCACGACATGGGCCTGCTGGCGGCGGACGAGCCCTTCAGCGCGCTGCTGAACCAGGGACAGGTGCTCAACGGCGGCAAGGCCATGAGCAAGTCGCTGGGCAACGGTGTGGACCTCGGTGAGCAGCTGGACAAGTTCGGCGTCGACGCCGTCCGCCTCACCATGGTCTTCGCGTCCCCGCCCGAGGACGACGTCGACTGGGCGGACGTTTCGCCGTCGGGCTCCGCGAAGTTCCTGGCCCGCGCCTGGCGCCTGGGCCAGGACGTCACGAGCGAGCCCGGAGTGGACTTCAGCACTGGTGACCGTGCGCTGCGCTCGGTCACGCACCGGACCATCGCGGACGCCGTGGAACTGCTGGACAACAACAAGTTCAACGTCGTGGTGGCCAAGCTGATGGAGCTGGTCAACGCCACCCGGAAGACCATTGACTCCGGTGCCGGCGGAGCCGACCCGGCCGTGCGTGAAGCCGCCGAGGCCGTCGCCGTCATCCTCAGCCTCTTCGCGCCGTACACGGCGGAGGACCTGTGGAACGTCCTGGGGCACCCGGCGTCGGTGGCCAACGCCGGATGGCCTTCGCACGACGAGGCACTCCTGGTCCAGGAAACCATCACCGCGGTGGTCCAGGTCCAGGGCAAGGTCCGGGACCGGCTCGAGGTGTCGCCGGCCATTTCCGAGGACGAACTGCGTGAGCTGGCACTGGCCTCGGAGAATGTCCAGCGCGCCCTCGACGGCCGTGGCATCCGGACCGTGATTGTGCGGGCACCTAAACTGGTGAACATCGTCCCGGCCTAG
- a CDS encoding ComEC/Rec2 family competence protein has protein sequence MDTRNGRVPSPWSRYVQAAVDSSRVDSTPADSRAADSALGDSAPAAPVAAPPSSRISPTSALGRKISADIRRRLLPGGQDATTAQQNRRRTDLRLAPPALLVWAATLAGPWLTPATLLLVWCGLAGSAAVLLALAWRRKKGGRQRRRSFLTTLTAALMLAAAATAHSAMASAQRSDGHMAGLITGRASIVAEAELTGAPRALKTPGPSGRAERWMVAAVARSLTSGGKVTQARLPVVIVGGQEWQHAGTGQLIRVTGKLRPPDAGRVEAAILTASSPPVRLAAAQDWQQAPAALGRQFASAAAWLPPDARGLLPGMVTGDTGGLSEELETAMKTVGLTHLTAVSGANCSLILGALLLAARSVRLGRLPAAAFALAGLGLFVLMVGPDASVLRASLMGAIALASLAGGRGGRGLSFLCLAVIGLLLIDPGLGTSFGFLLSVVATLGIIVLGRQIVSWIPRAIPRWMAAGAAVPLSAQLLCGPVIVMLQPQFATYSLLANVLAAPLVAPVTILGTAAVPLVPLLPWLAAPLIGAAGLFATGVAGVARFVAGLPGAAPPWPEGPFGLVTMVLLSTINVLAVWLATHPAQTIGFILAAHRATAGCLERLAQRRNPWPCPPGAFTRPGPARSARRGLAQPLGHGTLRVSNPYPGRNQQWPLPSPNDPGRRRPIRPPGGR, from the coding sequence ATGGACACCAGGAACGGACGTGTGCCCAGCCCGTGGAGCCGCTATGTCCAGGCTGCCGTGGACTCCAGCCGGGTCGACTCCACGCCTGCAGACTCCAGAGCGGCCGATTCTGCATTAGGGGATTCCGCACCTGCTGCCCCTGTGGCAGCACCGCCGTCGTCCCGTATTAGCCCGACGAGTGCCCTCGGCCGGAAGATCAGCGCTGACATCCGCCGTCGTTTGTTGCCCGGCGGGCAGGACGCAACCACTGCCCAACAGAACCGGCGGCGGACGGATCTCCGCCTTGCCCCGCCCGCCCTGCTGGTGTGGGCAGCCACCTTGGCCGGGCCCTGGCTGACACCGGCCACGCTCCTGCTGGTCTGGTGCGGGCTTGCGGGGTCGGCTGCCGTGCTGCTGGCTCTGGCTTGGCGGAGGAAGAAAGGCGGGAGACAACGGCGGCGCAGTTTCCTGACCACGCTGACTGCCGCGCTCATGCTGGCCGCGGCAGCGACCGCCCATTCGGCAATGGCGTCAGCGCAGCGCTCCGACGGGCACATGGCTGGACTCATCACTGGGCGGGCATCCATTGTGGCGGAAGCCGAGCTCACCGGGGCGCCGCGTGCCCTCAAGACGCCCGGACCCTCCGGGCGTGCCGAACGCTGGATGGTGGCGGCGGTGGCGCGGTCACTGACGTCGGGAGGCAAAGTAACGCAAGCACGCCTGCCGGTGGTCATCGTTGGCGGGCAGGAGTGGCAGCACGCGGGAACCGGCCAGTTGATCAGGGTGACCGGAAAGCTTCGGCCCCCCGACGCGGGCAGAGTTGAGGCAGCCATCCTGACCGCGTCATCGCCGCCCGTCCGGCTGGCCGCGGCACAGGATTGGCAGCAGGCACCCGCAGCCCTGGGCAGGCAGTTTGCCTCCGCCGCCGCCTGGCTTCCGCCCGACGCCCGCGGCCTGCTTCCTGGCATGGTCACAGGTGATACCGGCGGACTCAGCGAGGAACTGGAAACCGCCATGAAAACCGTGGGCCTGACGCACCTGACTGCCGTATCTGGCGCCAACTGCAGCCTCATCCTTGGTGCGCTGCTGCTGGCCGCCCGCAGCGTGCGGCTCGGACGGCTTCCCGCTGCCGCATTCGCCCTGGCAGGCCTGGGGCTCTTCGTGCTGATGGTTGGGCCGGATGCCAGCGTCTTGCGGGCCTCGCTGATGGGCGCAATCGCTCTGGCTTCCCTTGCCGGCGGACGAGGTGGCCGTGGACTGAGTTTCCTGTGCCTGGCGGTCATCGGGCTTCTGCTCATCGACCCCGGGCTCGGCACAAGCTTCGGATTCCTGTTATCGGTCGTGGCCACTCTTGGCATCATCGTGCTGGGCAGGCAGATCGTGTCATGGATCCCACGTGCCATACCGCGCTGGATGGCAGCCGGGGCAGCCGTGCCATTGTCAGCCCAGCTGTTGTGCGGTCCCGTGATCGTGATGCTGCAGCCACAGTTCGCCACGTATTCCCTGCTTGCCAACGTACTGGCAGCACCGCTCGTTGCGCCGGTCACGATCCTGGGGACTGCTGCCGTGCCACTGGTGCCGCTGCTTCCGTGGCTTGCAGCACCGTTGATCGGGGCGGCCGGGCTTTTCGCCACTGGAGTGGCCGGCGTTGCCAGGTTCGTGGCTGGGCTTCCGGGTGCGGCCCCGCCGTGGCCCGAGGGCCCTTTCGGACTGGTCACCATGGTTCTGCTTTCCACCATCAATGTGCTGGCAGTCTGGCTGGCAACCCATCCCGCCCAAACAATCGGGTTCATCCTCGCCGCCCATCGCGCCACGGCCGGTTGCCTGGAACGGCTGGCACAGCGACGGAACCCGTGGCCGTGCCCGCCCGGCGCGTTCACTCGGCCGGGCCCCGCCCGCTCAGCCCGGCGCGGCTTGGCGCAGCCGTTGGGCCATGGCACGCTTCGAGTCAGCAATCCGTACCCCGGGAGGAACCAACAGTGGCCGCTACCTAGCCCCAACGATCCAGGACGTCGGCGACCAATTCGACCACCTGGCGGGAGGTGA